A window of Falco cherrug isolate bFalChe1 chromosome 14, bFalChe1.pri, whole genome shotgun sequence genomic DNA:
TGCAAAGGAAGGTTTGCAGAGATGCAGCTTTCACTGCTGCACCTGGGAACAGTGGACGCATCTCAAGCATTTGCTTCCTTCATCCAGCTCACAGCAGAGATGAGACCACACAGAGCACAGGAGCAGCCACGCTCCTGCCCTTTCAGACAGCATGTCAGCAGACTTCTCTCTGTTAAGAGTTCTAGCGCTTTGAAAGTAAATACCTGAAGGTAAATGCCCAATTTACACAGTAAGCAAAGAAAGTGGGCCCATCAATACTGCGAGGGCTTTGCTTCTTAGTTGGTCTTCCAGTAGTTTCTACAATGAGTcaggcaggaaaacaaagagccTGCTAATCACAAAAGTTAACACTGTGAGTCCAAGGTAGGCAAGAGGATCTCCAAAACCAGCTATTCAGCAGCTGTAGTCGGAGGGAAAGAGCAAAGAGGTGGGAAATAGGTTTTCTGGTGGGTCTTTCCCTTGGTGATAAACAGATGACACTTGCTGAGATAGCACAGAGCTCTATCGCCAGGTATCACACAGCTTCTCCCACCCCCGAGCTACTCAGCTGGCAACAAAAGAGCACAAAAGTAGGGAAGGACCCCACAGGTCCTGAGCCCCAGCTGCAAGTCTCCTGTTCACACTTATGAAGATGGTTTTAGCTTGACCAGATCAAACACAAGCACGCAGCTGCATAATTTCCCTCAACAAAcacaacattttatttctgtagaaaacaaGTTCCTTTTCAGGAAGGACCAGCTTATGAAACAGCAGTTGGCATGTTaatatgtataaatacacaGGGTTACAGTTTAGTgggaaatacattaaaaaaaactttcaagtacacaaaataaatgtagtAAAACTGGACTCCTCCTTCCACATACCTGCCTCAGAGAGAAACGTTTCTCAGGTGGAAGGAACTTCCACCCACCATCTGCCAACCAATCTCTCCACTGGACACAAGCTGCAGGAGGGCACGAGGACGGGCAGGGCCAGAGGGTCAGTGTCCAGTGTTTGAGATTTAAGAGCTGACTGACCCATGACAGTTCAGTCCCCGTTCTCTCAACTATCAGGATGCATGTAGTGTGACAATCACCCCGCCAGCACGTTAAGAGAGCTGCCAGAGGTAGGAAACACCTCCTTACTTCCATGTTCAGGTCCCCAGAAGGTTAATGCTGTACAACTTCATTGCCCACGACACTGTGGGAATCCCGTGACCCTGGGAGGCACCTATGAACAGTCCCAGAAACGGGAACGTGGCCCCGCAGTCACAGCACTGGTGCTGCCGGGCAGTAAACACAACCGACGGACACAGAGCTTAGAGAAAAAAcctgctgggtgcaggcagcttCTGGAGTAGAGGGAATAATGCCTACAGATATAAAAGAATAGCACAAATCATCACAGACTTCCTGAAGATTTTCCTGCCAAGACACTGTCAACAGAATTCATAgcatcatttaaataaaacaccagTTTAAATGACTTTGAAAGACATTTGCCACGTGCAGGAAGCCAAAAGGCTGACCCTTATGTTACAAACTTTAATCCATTCCTTTTACTTATTGTCCTATAGGAGTTTAGAGACCTGTTACATCACTAAACTCTTTTATAAATTTTTACAGAGTAAAACTTAATCAGTCTccaagagagaaggaaaaggcatCTGAACAACAGATACTCCCTGATCTTGTTCTACGTGCTCTCATGttaaaattgttaaaataaGCAACCTGTGCAACAAGGGTTGTGTCCCATTTCCAAGCCATGCAATGGCAGAGCTCCCATGCTTCACTTCAGCTACTGCAAGTGCAAAGGGCAATTCAAGTTTTCCTACCAGTCtccaagacaaaaattaaatgtttgcaaaaccagaaacatttaaacaaatcaGAACAGTTTCTATCAGAACATGGCATGttacatgtttaaaaaacccaagaaaccaaGGCTATTAAATAAGAATCTACGTATCTTAAAAAtggaggttttttttacattacagCCAGAAGTGTTAATTGCCCTATCTTCCAAAACAGGAGTGTTCATAAGTTATTTCTCTGAAGCGCCTCACAGAGGTTTTGATTGGCATCTGGTTCCTCAGTCATCACCTCCACAGCCTCCCActcccctgacctgctggaTTTCTTGATGGCCTCTACTACACTTTGCATGTACAGACCATCTTCAAAAGAGGCTGCCATAGAAACAGGTTTATGATCCCATGTCCGACGGTCTTCCTGGTCTTGGAAAGACTGCCGCAGTGCTTGCACCATGTATACCATTCCTTTTAGGTAAAGCAGCGGGATGTCTTTAAACCCCTTATCCAAAAGGCCCTTGTTGACAGTCAGAGAGTCTGTAAACAGTAGTTCTTCCTGGAGCGCAGTGTTCTTCTGCCCATACAAGTCCGTGCCACGAGCTATGAGGCGCCCAGCAGACCCAACAATCATGACTTCGTGGATGAACGATCCAGGCATGTTGAAGTTGAGAGTCACAGTGCAACAGACACCCTCGCTCATTAGCatctggaaaaagcagaagtcatCACTAGTGACATGGCGGATCCCGCTTATCGCTGTGTTCTGCTTCACAAAAGTCTTGAGCAAACCATGGACCTTCTCCGCTCTCCTGCTGATGAGGTGAGTTAAGAGATCGATAATGTAGGTTCCCATCGTATGCAGACCACCTCCTCCCATCAGCTCATCACAGATCCAGTTGTACTTGTGACTGAGCAAGCTTCCCCCATAAACTCGTACGTCACAGATCATCACGCTGCCCACATAGTGCTCCTCTATCAACTGCTTCATCTTCACAAAGGCGGGCAAAAAACGGAGAACATTGCCAACAATGCTCATCAGCTTGGGGTAATACCTGGCAGCTGTGACCATCCTGAAGGCATCCACAGAGGTAGCAGCTTTCTCACAGATCACGTTCTTCCCTATTCCTGCAGCacaaatggggaagaaaaaaaaatagcacacacaagcaaaacatGCTCAGATGTCCCAAAGGTTGTCGAGAagtgatgtttttaaaagtcaggCTTTCCTGCTGCAATTTCAAAGGCAAAGGTCTGGGAACTAAAATAGGAATGCCAAGTGCAGCAAGGCTCAAAGCTGCTTCCAAGATGTTCCGGTTGCAGAGCTGACAAACTCCCACAGAGAGAGGCTCCAAATAAAGACAGGATTTTTTACATCATGAAAGATAACTGGCCAAATGGCATCACGTGGCATCAAAACAAGACACAATTTGCATGTTGTAgctataaaattatttgaatgcCTGTactgccagaggaaaaaaacatcatgtACCCTGCAGGGAAGAGGTGAGCGAAGGGGACATCTGATTTACGCTTTGCATTTCACCATCACTGagaatttcattattttaaatgggaCATAGAAGATACTTAGTGGTCTGTGTACAGAATACCAAAGCATTATTTCTAATTCTTGTTAAGTGgattgttttaaaagcattgctgattggaaagcaaaattttgGTCTGCACATACAGCTGACTCGTACAATTAGACTACAAAGGTGATAAAGAGTTACACAGATGAGAGCTGCGCTCACAAGCTGACCTACTGCGCTTTTATTCCTACTGATGCACTTTATATTGTGCTCAGCCTGAATCAATGTGGGCAGTCAGTAACTCgtattttaactttaaagcagaaagaaagtaATATAAAAGAGCATCCCAGTGCAAGCTTCAACCAAAATCCTACGTTTTATGTTTTGTTGgtatttcctcttcctctgccatCTTCCCTTTTCTCACGACACAGCTTTAATTTTCCATATACATCTGACATGACCGATAAAACTTACCTATATATTTTTCAATGTAACAATCAGGGGCATACCTACAGGTCTCCAGATGTTAACTGGTGATGTCAGACCTGAAAGGTCAGTCACGTCACACCAGTTTCTGCCTAAGAACTGTGGGAATTGCTGCACACAGTGGTAGGCACCCCTCTGAAAGCTGCTTCTTACCCAGCAGCAGACTGCGCTCCCTGCTCCTTTAATTGACTCCCCGATGAAAAGATACCAGCACAAGCACTTAAATCAGTCTCTCGAAGGAGAGGGGAAGCCAGATCCCCCGCTGCAGTTCTTGCTCTTGGCGCTCCACCTCCTGGCTGCACTGAGCAAGCCTTTCAGGAACCCTCCCAGTGGGACAGGGGCCAGCGAGCTCCAGTgacagtgctgtgcccagctcaGCCAGGGGACAACTACGGCTAGAGAAAACTCACAGCCTACATTTCCAATACACACAAGCAAAATCCAGTCAGAAAACGACAAGACTGCAGTTTTTAGCGGCCTCTTCCAAAGATACCCCCTAAACTGGTGCGAGTCAACAGAGGCTTTAATGAACAGAGGGTAAGGTCAAActccctggggacaccctggCTGCCTAGTGGTAGCCCCTGTTCCAGGGACCATTTCCAACTCCCTCGTCCCCAGTCTCTGCTGCTGAGATTGGCACAACACTGTTCAATGTTGTGCAGGGCCAGCTGAAGCATCTTGAGATGCTTTGGTGCCCTGTTTATCAGCCTCCTTGTTTAAATGCACTTACCTCAAGCCAGGTTACATTAcaatacaaacaaaaaccaaaagtaCCTTCACAGCATCCTAAGCAGATATCCAGTTCTCAAagtttgtgaaaaataaaagcaactctCAACCCGTGTACGCGCAGGGTACAGCTCAGCAGTCAGC
This region includes:
- the GFOD2 gene encoding glucose-fructose oxidoreductase domain-containing protein 2 isoform X3 encodes the protein MVTAARYYPKLMSIVGNVLRFLPAFVKMKQLIEEHYVGSVMICDVRVYGGSLLSHKYNWICDELMGGGGLHTMGTYIIDLLTHLISRRAEKVHGLLKTFVKQNTAISGIRHVTSDDFCFFQMLMSEGVCCTVTLNFNMPGSFIHEVMIVGSAGRLIARGTDLYGQKNTALQEELLFTDSLTVNKGLLDKGFKDIPLLYLKGMVYMVQALRQSFQDQEDRRTWDHKPVSMAASFEDGLYMQSVVEAIKKSSRSGEWEAVEVMTEEPDANQNLCEALQRNNL
- the GFOD2 gene encoding glucose-fructose oxidoreductase domain-containing protein 2 isoform X1; the protein is MKMLPGVGVFGTGSTARVLVPLLRAEGFSIEALWGKTDEEAKQLAEEMNISFHTSRTDDVLLHQDVDLVCINIPPPLTRQIAVKALGIGKNVICEKAATSVDAFRMVTAARYYPKLMSIVGNVLRFLPAFVKMKQLIEEHYVGSVMICDVRVYGGSLLSHKYNWICDELMGGGGLHTMGTYIIDLLTHLISRRAEKVHGLLKTFVKQNTAISGIRHVTSDDFCFFQMLMSEGVCCTVTLNFNMPGSFIHEVMIVGSAGRLIARGTDLYGQKNTALQEELLFTDSLTVNKGLLDKGFKDIPLLYLKGMVYMVQALRQSFQDQEDRRTWDHKPVSMAASFEDGLYMQSVVEAIKKSSRSGEWEAVEVMTEEPDANQNLCEALQRNNL
- the GFOD2 gene encoding glucose-fructose oxidoreductase domain-containing protein 2 isoform X2; amino-acid sequence: MSSHIVQGIGKNVICEKAATSVDAFRMVTAARYYPKLMSIVGNVLRFLPAFVKMKQLIEEHYVGSVMICDVRVYGGSLLSHKYNWICDELMGGGGLHTMGTYIIDLLTHLISRRAEKVHGLLKTFVKQNTAISGIRHVTSDDFCFFQMLMSEGVCCTVTLNFNMPGSFIHEVMIVGSAGRLIARGTDLYGQKNTALQEELLFTDSLTVNKGLLDKGFKDIPLLYLKGMVYMVQALRQSFQDQEDRRTWDHKPVSMAASFEDGLYMQSVVEAIKKSSRSGEWEAVEVMTEEPDANQNLCEALQRNNL